One window from the genome of Bacteroidota bacterium encodes:
- the atpH gene encoding ATP synthase F1 subunit delta: MAYYRVIKRYATALLEDAKERKNLEIVFANANLFLKVVTENRELAVLLKNPTIQSQKKYVILKKIFKDNFEKITIDFIKIVVDNKRETLIVDIFESFTSLYRTEKGILEAEVVSVIKLEKNILEDIKSYIKRTSNCKDVNLSNTIDSSLIGGFSLKYDNMLLNASIENRIKNLEKHLLKD; the protein is encoded by the coding sequence ATGGCATATTACAGAGTAATAAAAAGATATGCAACAGCATTACTTGAGGATGCAAAGGAGCGTAAAAATTTAGAAATTGTTTTTGCGAATGCTAATTTATTTCTAAAAGTTGTTACAGAAAACCGAGAGTTAGCAGTTCTTTTAAAAAATCCGACAATTCAAAGTCAAAAGAAATATGTTATTTTAAAAAAAATATTTAAAGATAATTTTGAAAAAATAACAATAGATTTTATAAAAATTGTAGTTGATAATAAAAGAGAAACCCTGATAGTTGATATTTTTGAAAGTTTTACTAGCCTCTATCGTACTGAAAAAGGAATACTTGAAGCAGAAGTTGTTTCAGTTATAAAACTTGAAAAAAATATTCTTGAAGACATTAAAAGTTATATTAAAAGAACAAGCAATTGCAAAGATGTAAATCTTTCAAATACAATTGACAGTAGCTTAATTGGAGGCTTTTCTCTTAAATATGATAATATGTTGTTGAATGCAAGTATAGAAAATCGAATAAAAAATTTAGAAAAACATCTTCTAAAAGATTAG
- the atpE gene encoding ATP synthase F0 subunit C → MLLLDLGFGLGAGVAAGLAVLGAGIGIGQIGANAAQAIARQPEASGKINSAMIITAAMIEGVALFGVVLGVIIIGKV, encoded by the coding sequence ATGTTATTATTAGATTTAGGATTTGGATTAGGTGCCGGTGTAGCAGCAGGATTAGCTGTTCTTGGTGCAGGTATTGGTATTGGTCAAATTGGTGCTAATGCAGCACAAGCAATTGCACGTCAACCTGAAGCATCAGGCAAAATCAATTCAGCAATGATTATTACTGCTGCTATGATTGAGGGTGTTGCTTTATTTGGTGTTGTTTTAGGTGTTATTATTATTGGAAAAGTGTAA
- the atpF gene encoding F0F1 ATP synthase subunit B — translation MILLNALLKPDLGLMFWTMVIFLLLLFILRKYAWKPITEALKAREDSIEKALNEAKNAREEIAELKQQNESFAKEAKLERDKMLKDAKEKSDKIIEASKANSKKEQKKIMSETRELVKKEKDKAFNELKKEIGEIIISTATKVIKKELENPEKQKDIIKESLKDL, via the coding sequence ATGATATTACTAAATGCTTTGCTCAAGCCCGACTTAGGGTTAATGTTTTGGACAATGGTAATATTTTTACTATTGTTATTTATTTTACGAAAATATGCTTGGAAACCAATTACTGAAGCCTTAAAAGCGAGAGAAGACAGCATTGAAAAAGCTTTGAATGAAGCAAAAAATGCAAGAGAGGAAATAGCTGAACTTAAACAACAAAATGAGAGTTTTGCTAAAGAGGCTAAATTAGAAAGGGATAAGATGCTTAAAGATGCAAAAGAAAAAAGTGACAAAATAATTGAAGCATCAAAAGCAAACTCCAAGAAGGAACAGAAAAAAATAATGTCCGAAACAAGAGAACTTGTAAAAAAAGAAAAGGATAAAGCATTTAACGAGTTAAAAAAAGAAATTGGGGAAATAATTATTAGTACTGCTACAAAAGTTATAAAAAAAGAACTTGAAAACCCTGAGAAACAAAAGGATATAATAAAAGAAAGTTTAAAAGACTTATAG
- the rdgB gene encoding RdgB/HAM1 family non-canonical purine NTP pyrophosphatase has protein sequence MKQLIIASHNKHKIEEIRRIMPEGYNLLSLNDINYTKEIPETADSFRGNALQKAKTIRNETAYDCFADDSGLEVEILNGKPGVFSARYAGEDGNHKKNNEKLLKELSAKSNRKAQFKTVIALILDGKEYFFEGIVKGKIITELKGKEGFGYDPLFVADGYKNTFAQMNAELKNKISHRANALKEMIEFLEREKKRD, from the coding sequence TACGGAGAATTATGCCTGAGGGTTATAATTTACTTTCTTTGAATGATATAAATTACACCAAAGAAATTCCTGAAACAGCAGATAGTTTTAGAGGAAATGCCTTACAAAAGGCAAAAACTATAAGAAATGAAACAGCCTATGATTGTTTTGCTGATGATTCGGGACTTGAGGTGGAAATACTTAATGGCAAACCCGGAGTATTTTCGGCACGATATGCAGGTGAAGACGGCAACCATAAAAAGAATAATGAAAAATTACTAAAAGAATTGTCAGCAAAAAGCAATAGAAAAGCTCAATTCAAAACTGTAATTGCTTTGATTCTTGACGGTAAAGAATACTTTTTTGAAGGAATTGTAAAAGGCAAAATTATTACAGAACTCAAAGGAAAAGAAGGTTTTGGTTACGACCCATTATTTGTAGCTGATGGTTATAAAAACACCTTTGCTCAAATGAATGCTGAACTAAAAAATAAAATTAGTCATAGAGCTAATGCATTAAAGGAGATGATTGAGTTTTTGGAAAGAGAGAAAAAACGAGATTAA
- the atpG gene encoding ATP synthase F1 subunit gamma, producing the protein MSNLKEIRTRIGSVKSTQQITRAMKMVAASKLKKAQNAILKIRPYANKLNEIIVQLSEGIDDISLNPFYKKRTPQKILLIPVTADKGLCGSYNSSIIKTTVHIIEELKSNGSAHQNIDLLCIGKKAEEYFKKNDYNIIDSYTELQGSTYVKVESIATKVLRQFKNEEYDLVKFIFNGFKNAAVYNTTIQQYLPIEQKEETENKEKSVALNYIFEPTEEEIIDELIPTSLKISFYRIILESNASELGARMTAMDKATENAQDILKDLKLTYNKARQTAITNEILEIVSGSDAI; encoded by the coding sequence ATGAGTAATTTAAAAGAAATAAGGACAAGAATAGGCTCTGTAAAATCGACACAGCAAATTACCAGAGCAATGAAAATGGTTGCTGCATCAAAGCTTAAAAAAGCTCAGAATGCAATATTAAAAATACGTCCTTATGCAAATAAATTAAATGAAATAATTGTTCAACTTTCTGAAGGTATTGATGATATTTCTTTAAATCCATTTTATAAAAAACGAACTCCCCAAAAAATTCTTCTAATTCCTGTTACTGCCGATAAAGGTTTATGTGGTTCCTATAACAGCTCAATTATTAAAACAACCGTTCACATAATTGAAGAACTGAAATCAAATGGCTCTGCACATCAAAATATTGACCTATTGTGCATTGGTAAAAAAGCTGAAGAATATTTTAAAAAAAATGATTACAATATAATTGATAGCTATACTGAATTACAGGGAAGTACTTATGTAAAAGTAGAATCTATTGCAACAAAAGTTCTCAGGCAATTTAAGAATGAAGAATACGACCTTGTAAAATTTATTTTTAATGGTTTTAAAAATGCCGCAGTTTATAATACAACAATTCAACAATACCTACCCATTGAACAAAAAGAGGAAACAGAAAACAAGGAAAAATCTGTTGCACTTAATTATATTTTCGAACCTACAGAGGAAGAAATTATTGATGAACTAATTCCAACATCATTAAAAATTTCTTTTTATAGAATAATTCTTGAATCAAATGCTTCTGAACTTGGTGCAAGAATGACTGCTATGGACAAAGCAACAGAAAATGCTCAGGATATTCTCAAAGACTTGAAACTCACATACAACAAAGCAAGACAAACTGCTATAACAAATGAAATACTTGAAATTGTAAGTGGTTCGGATGCGATATAA
- the atpA gene encoding F0F1 ATP synthase subunit alpha — protein MSDIKPSEISSILRKELSGFDSKTKLEEVGYVLEVGDGIAHVFGLNLVAAGELVEFENGTKGIVLNLEEDNVGVVLMGDYSDINEGDIVKRTELIASIKVNENILGRVVDALGEPVDGKGDILGEKFEMPIERKAPGVIFREPVSEPLQTGIKAIDSMIPIGRGQRELIIGDRQSGKSTIAIDAIINQKENFDKGDPVYCIYVSIGQKEANVAKLVKTLEEHGAMEYTTIVSASASNPSPMQFYAPFAGCAIGEYFRDRGKSALVIYDDLSKQAVSYREVSLLLRRPPGREAYPGDVFYLHSRLLERACKVIGSDEVAQKMNDIPPSMKGKIKGGGSLTALPIIETQAGDVSAYIPTNVISITDGQIFLETDLFNGGIRPAINVGISVSRVGGNAQIKAMKKVAGTLKIDQAQYRELATFAKFGSDLDATTKSIIAKGERNVEILKQNRYSPVSVEKQIAIIFLGTTGLLKNIAIKDVIPFEEEYLELVETKHQDILDKLKEGKIDDDIKNTLTEVAKDIEPNYIK, from the coding sequence ATGTCAGATATTAAACCAAGTGAAATTTCGTCAATCCTTAGGAAGGAATTATCCGGTTTTGATTCAAAAACAAAGCTCGAAGAAGTTGGTTATGTTTTAGAAGTTGGTGATGGTATTGCTCATGTTTTTGGTTTGAATTTAGTAGCGGCAGGTGAGCTTGTAGAATTTGAAAATGGAACAAAAGGAATCGTACTTAATCTTGAAGAAGACAACGTTGGTGTTGTGTTAATGGGTGACTATTCCGATATTAACGAAGGAGATATTGTAAAAAGAACAGAGCTTATCGCATCGATTAAAGTAAATGAAAATATTCTTGGTAGAGTTGTAGATGCACTTGGCGAACCGGTTGACGGGAAAGGAGATATTCTCGGTGAAAAATTTGAGATGCCAATAGAAAGAAAAGCTCCGGGTGTAATTTTTAGAGAGCCAGTTTCTGAACCTTTACAAACGGGTATTAAAGCAATTGACTCAATGATACCTATCGGGAGGGGACAAAGAGAACTTATTATTGGAGACAGACAATCAGGAAAATCTACCATAGCAATTGATGCAATAATTAATCAAAAAGAAAATTTCGACAAGGGCGACCCTGTTTATTGTATTTACGTTTCTATAGGACAAAAAGAAGCGAATGTTGCAAAACTTGTAAAAACACTTGAAGAACATGGTGCAATGGAATACACAACAATAGTTTCCGCTTCCGCATCAAATCCCTCACCTATGCAATTTTATGCTCCTTTTGCAGGCTGTGCTATTGGTGAATATTTTAGAGATAGAGGTAAATCAGCACTTGTGATTTATGATGACCTTTCAAAACAAGCCGTTTCATATCGTGAAGTTTCATTATTGTTAAGAAGACCTCCGGGACGTGAAGCCTACCCCGGTGATGTTTTCTATCTTCACTCACGCTTATTAGAAAGAGCTTGTAAGGTAATCGGCTCTGATGAAGTTGCTCAAAAAATGAACGATATTCCTCCTTCAATGAAAGGGAAAATTAAAGGTGGCGGATCATTAACAGCACTTCCAATTATTGAAACACAAGCAGGGGATGTTTCTGCATATATTCCTACAAATGTAATATCAATTACCGATGGTCAGATTTTTCTTGAAACAGACCTCTTTAACGGTGGAATTCGTCCTGCTATTAATGTTGGTATTTCCGTATCAAGGGTTGGTGGTAATGCACAAATAAAAGCAATGAAAAAAGTTGCAGGCACACTAAAAATTGACCAAGCACAATATCGGGAACTTGCTACATTTGCTAAGTTTGGTTCCGACCTTGATGCTACAACAAAATCAATTATTGCTAAAGGTGAACGCAATGTTGAAATTCTTAAACAAAACAGATATTCTCCTGTTTCCGTAGAAAAACAAATAGCGATTATTTTCCTTGGAACAACAGGATTGCTTAAAAATATTGCAATAAAAGATGTAATTCCCTTTGAAGAAGAATACCTTGAACTTGTTGAAACAAAACATCAGGATATTCTTGACAAATTGAAAGAAGGTAAAATTGATGATGATATAAAAAATACACTAACTGAAGTTGCTAAAGATATTGAACCGAATTATATTAAATAA